The Breoghania sp. genome has a segment encoding these proteins:
- a CDS encoding TRAP transporter fused permease subunit, giving the protein MEKFASQVLPKARIDGAEKTVVALVVAVLGLAVTGMLLYTSYFGGLTALLLRSMFFSMMAAAGLLVIASNTRLPLVRAVLYLLAIAAMLPGPYLYENYHQIIRRGAIANDMDKTLFVATIVIVLVLARAYIGRTMVAISVLALAYAYLGYLIPGEYGHSGYSTGRLASNLFLRTEGVFGIPMGVAAQYIFLFSFLGVLLMKSGLGQTFVDLAHALTGRVQGGPALTAVVSSTLFSSINGSAVAGVVTTGTFTIPLMKRAGYRPKTAGAIEAAASSAGQIMPPVMGAAAFLMAEMTGIPYVTIAMAALIPALLYVLALLVAVRLEAGKFNMARAQDEDVPSVLHVLTSRGYMLAPLVVLVGFLIYGYTPMKSVVFAIATALIIMPMTKATRISPMDLLLTTTETVRNTLSVVAAVATAGVLIGVLTLTGLALQISSLILDVGGDSMFLVLIFTMFASFVLGLGLPTSAAYLLLAILVAPALEGFGLPLIAGHMFIFYYGLISAITPPVALAAYAGASIAGAGANETAFESIRLGFVKLIIPFVFIYSPGLLLIGSPASIILQTTAAVIGVTALATAFTGWLMVPLNIFYRAMLIAGAVLLLWPTSMPDTDPRSLAIRLAGLALCGAVVVFARLSSRTHHKEPVRS; this is encoded by the coding sequence ATGGAAAAATTCGCCTCACAGGTTCTGCCCAAGGCCAGGATTGACGGCGCCGAAAAGACCGTCGTCGCGCTGGTGGTCGCCGTCCTCGGCCTCGCCGTCACGGGGATGCTGCTTTACACATCCTATTTCGGGGGACTGACCGCGCTGCTTCTGCGCTCGATGTTCTTCTCGATGATGGCGGCAGCGGGCCTTCTGGTCATCGCCTCCAACACGCGCCTGCCGCTTGTGCGCGCCGTGCTCTATCTGCTGGCGATCGCCGCCATGCTGCCGGGGCCCTATCTCTACGAGAATTACCACCAGATCATCCGCCGCGGCGCGATCGCCAACGACATGGACAAGACGCTCTTCGTCGCCACCATCGTGATCGTGCTGGTTCTGGCGCGCGCCTATATCGGGCGCACCATGGTGGCGATCTCCGTGCTGGCGCTGGCCTATGCCTATCTGGGCTACCTGATCCCCGGCGAATACGGCCATTCCGGCTATTCCACGGGGCGGCTGGCCTCCAACCTGTTCCTGCGCACCGAAGGCGTCTTCGGCATCCCGATGGGCGTCGCCGCGCAATATATCTTCCTGTTCTCCTTCCTGGGCGTTCTCCTGATGAAGTCCGGCCTTGGCCAGACCTTCGTCGATCTCGCCCATGCGCTCACCGGCCGCGTGCAGGGCGGTCCGGCGCTGACCGCCGTCGTCTCCTCCACGCTGTTTTCCTCCATCAACGGGTCTGCCGTTGCCGGCGTGGTGACCACCGGCACCTTCACCATTCCGCTGATGAAGCGGGCGGGCTACCGGCCCAAGACGGCGGGCGCCATTGAGGCGGCGGCCTCTTCCGCCGGTCAGATCATGCCGCCCGTCATGGGCGCCGCCGCCTTCCTGATGGCGGAGATGACCGGCATTCCCTATGTCACCATCGCCATGGCGGCGCTGATCCCGGCGCTTCTCTACGTTCTGGCGCTGCTGGTCGCGGTGCGGCTTGAGGCGGGCAAGTTCAACATGGCGCGCGCGCAGGACGAGGATGTTCCCTCCGTCCTCCACGTGCTGACCTCGCGCGGCTACATGCTGGCCCCGCTGGTCGTGCTCGTCGGCTTCCTGATCTATGGCTACACGCCGATGAAATCGGTGGTCTTCGCGATCGCGACCGCGCTCATCATCATGCCGATGACGAAGGCGACGCGCATTTCGCCCATGGACCTGCTGCTCACCACCACGGAGACCGTGCGCAACACGTTGTCGGTGGTCGCCGCGGTTGCCACCGCGGGCGTGCTGATCGGCGTTCTGACGCTGACGGGCCTGGCACTCCAGATCTCCAGCCTCATTCTCGATGTGGGCGGCGACAGCATGTTCCTGGTGCTGATCTTCACCATGTTCGCCTCCTTCGTGCTGGGACTCGGTCTGCCGACCTCGGCCGCCTACCTCTTGTTGGCGATCCTCGTCGCGCCCGCGCTTGAAGGCTTCGGCCTGCCGCTCATCGCAGGCCACATGTTCATCTTCTATTACGGCCTGATTTCCGCCATCACGCCGCCGGTGGCGCTGGCCGCCTATGCGGGGGCGAGCATTGCGGGGGCCGGGGCCAACGAGACGGCGTTCGAATCGATCCGTCTCGGCTTCGTGAAGCTGATCATCCCCTTCGTCTTCATCTACTCGCCGGGCCTGTTGCTGATCGGCTCGCCCGCTTCCATCATCCTTCAGACGACGGCCGCCGTCATCGGCGTGACGGCGCTGGCGACCGCGTTCACCGGCTGGCTGATGGTGCCGCTCAACATTTTCTATCGCGCGATGCTGATCGCTGGCGCGGTCCTGTTGCTGTGGCCCACCTCCATGCCGGACACCGATCCCCGCTCGCTCGCCATCCGCCTGGCCGGCCTGGCACTTTGCGGCGCGGTGGTCGTCTTCGCCCGGCTTTCCTCCCGAACCCACCACAAGGAGCCCGTGCGGTCATGA
- a CDS encoding amidohydrolase family protein yields MSAEYLAFHPNPKKPDITLPAGAVDAHCHVFGPAATFPFSPTRTYTPVDAPKEKLAELQAHLGFERAVIVQASCHGTDNAALVDALEWGKGRYRGIAMVKPDVTDEELKRLDAAGVRGSRFNFVKHLGSDAALAAMDTLSKRYGALGWHVVIYFDTEKIHDLAPIIETVPVPVVIDHMGRVDPALGLDQPGMKLLEGLLSKRKDIWVKVSGSERLSHDGPPFADCVAQARHLVETFPDQVLWGTDWPHPNMKKWVPDDGQLVDLVGQIAPTPELLKKLLVDNPMRLYWPEEL; encoded by the coding sequence ATGAGTGCCGAGTATCTCGCATTCCACCCCAATCCCAAAAAGCCGGACATCACGCTGCCGGCGGGCGCGGTCGATGCCCATTGCCATGTCTTCGGGCCCGCGGCCACCTTCCCCTTCTCGCCGACACGAACCTATACGCCAGTCGATGCGCCGAAGGAGAAGCTGGCGGAGCTTCAGGCCCATCTGGGCTTTGAACGCGCGGTGATCGTGCAGGCGAGCTGCCACGGCACGGACAACGCGGCGCTCGTCGATGCGCTGGAATGGGGCAAGGGCCGCTATCGCGGCATCGCCATGGTGAAGCCGGATGTGACGGATGAGGAGCTGAAACGTCTGGACGCCGCAGGCGTGCGGGGCTCGCGCTTCAATTTCGTCAAGCATCTGGGCTCGGACGCGGCATTGGCCGCCATGGATACGCTCTCCAAGCGCTACGGCGCCTTGGGCTGGCACGTGGTCATCTATTTCGACACGGAAAAGATCCACGACCTTGCACCCATCATCGAGACCGTGCCGGTGCCGGTGGTGATCGATCACATGGGCCGGGTCGACCCCGCGCTGGGGCTCGACCAGCCTGGCATGAAGCTGCTTGAAGGGCTCTTGTCGAAGCGCAAGGACATCTGGGTGAAGGTTTCGGGCAGCGAGCGGCTTTCCCATGACGGCCCGCCCTTTGCCGATTGCGTGGCGCAGGCCCGGCATCTGGTGGAGACCTTCCCCGATCAGGTCCTGTGGGGCACCGACTGGCCGCATCCCAACATGAAGAAGTGGGTGCCGGATGACGGGCAGTTGGTCGATCTCGTCGGCCAGATCGCGCCGACACCGGAGCTTTTGAAGAAGCTGCTGGTGGACAATCCGATGCGGCTCTACTGGCCGGAAGAGCTTTAG
- a CDS encoding 4-oxalomesaconate tautomerase codes for MLLRGGTSKGAYFLKSDLPDDRETRDALLLKIMGSPDPRQIDGIGGAHPLTSKVAVVSPSTREGIDVDYLFLQVTPDKPEVSDAQNCGNILAGIGPFAIERGLVAPQDGVTTVSVYMVNSDSRADLDVCTPGGEVAYEGSAAIDGVPGTHAPIIQNYFETAGAQCGALLPTGNAVDVIDGVPVTMIDNGMPNVVIKAVDLGLSGAETVAELEENAQLKARLETIRLQCGPLMNLGDVEKKTVPKMCLVSPAREGGLIATRSFIPHRVHQTIGVLAAATIAAAALIPGTTAAEVATGTGDNPLRADIEHPTGKLGVEIETQEMNGVPVPVRSGIVRTARKLFDGTVFALP; via the coding sequence ATGTTGCTGCGCGGCGGCACGTCCAAGGGGGCCTATTTCCTGAAATCCGACCTGCCGGACGACCGCGAGACCCGCGATGCGCTTTTGCTGAAAATCATGGGGTCGCCCGATCCGCGCCAGATCGACGGCATCGGCGGCGCGCATCCGCTGACCTCCAAGGTGGCCGTCGTCTCGCCCTCAACCCGCGAAGGCATCGATGTCGATTACCTGTTCCTGCAGGTCACACCCGACAAGCCGGAGGTTTCCGACGCACAGAACTGCGGCAACATCCTTGCCGGTATCGGGCCCTTCGCCATCGAGCGCGGGCTGGTGGCACCGCAAGACGGCGTCACCACGGTCAGCGTCTACATGGTGAACTCCGACAGCCGCGCCGATCTCGATGTGTGCACGCCGGGCGGCGAGGTCGCCTATGAAGGGTCCGCCGCCATCGACGGTGTCCCGGGCACCCATGCGCCGATCATCCAGAACTATTTCGAGACCGCGGGCGCCCAGTGCGGGGCGCTGCTGCCCACCGGCAATGCGGTCGATGTGATCGACGGCGTGCCGGTCACGATGATCGACAACGGCATGCCCAATGTCGTCATCAAGGCTGTAGATCTTGGGCTTTCCGGCGCGGAGACGGTCGCGGAGCTTGAGGAGAATGCGCAGCTGAAGGCGCGGCTTGAGACGATCCGGCTTCAGTGCGGACCGTTGATGAACCTTGGCGATGTGGAGAAGAAGACCGTACCGAAGATGTGCCTTGTCTCGCCTGCGCGCGAGGGCGGGCTCATTGCCACGCGCTCCTTCATTCCGCATCGGGTGCACCAGACCATCGGCGTTCTGGCAGCAGCCACGATTGCCGCAGCCGCCCTCATTCCGGGCACCACGGCGGCGGAGGTGGCGACCGGGACGGGCGACAATCCGCTTCGCGCGGATATCGAACACCCGACCGGCAAGCTCGGCGTGGAAATCGAGACGCAGGAGATGAACGGCGTGCCCGTGCCGGTGCGCTCGGGCATTGTGCGCACGGCGCGCAAGCTCTTTGACGGAACCGTCTTCGCGCTGCCCTGA
- a CDS encoding acyltransferase family protein yields the protein MIRELSAPVSGGAPDPTMSRVGTPAFRADIQGMRAIAALAVLLFHFKLLGAVGGFVGVDVFFVLSGYLITQILSAGRGGYEQGGFPKGYFFGFYAKRLRRIVPAYLVVVLVTLVAGGFILLPHDYARLGSSGFAALGFWSNEFFNAEADYFDTASAFKPLLHTWSLSVEIQFYLLAPLIMAAGLSLPARFRFKAAILAFASIFILSAVLSVGDPSVAFYSVFSRLWQFAAGAGAALVQMRGGLRIRSAGVSRSLDGLAVLALFALPFLLVPSMTWPVPGALLPTVAVAWLLANRAPSRLAVVVLGHPVLQWIGAISYSLYLVHWPLLVLYRHYAFLEPGLFGRVGLFALCFPLAYLLYAYVEVPFRRPSAGRRELRQLAVGAFILCATGAGAWALSHSGGFPQRWPIETQGLLAADKPTPARLSHDRDCPAGESACAARPTPPVTVALWGDSHAGALSAALEAAAHRQGLGFRRFIQDGCPPLINVFVKNGLLSQPKAKCLRNGRPVLDAILADPKIHTVVMVARWTIYANGTRFGEESGSDLYLTQERWGWLSFQQNQRVFSQALSETVSALTAAGKRVLLVGQVPEFGFDANRCQLMARAWNRSRAACDIPRAVVETRRAASEAMLASRTQDDPGVSLVDPLPLFCDETGCHSAGKAHIYYHDDDHLSRSGAIRLVDAFEKRLSQMP from the coding sequence ATGATCCGCGAATTGTCCGCCCCCGTTTCCGGTGGCGCGCCCGATCCGACCATGTCGCGCGTCGGGACCCCTGCATTCAGAGCCGATATCCAGGGCATGCGCGCCATCGCGGCGCTTGCCGTGCTGCTCTTCCATTTCAAGCTCCTGGGGGCGGTGGGCGGCTTTGTCGGGGTTGATGTCTTCTTCGTCCTGTCGGGCTATCTGATCACGCAGATCCTCAGCGCCGGGCGTGGGGGATACGAACAGGGCGGTTTCCCGAAAGGCTATTTCTTCGGCTTCTACGCCAAGCGGTTGCGGCGCATCGTTCCCGCCTATCTGGTCGTCGTCCTCGTGACGCTTGTTGCCGGCGGCTTCATTCTGCTGCCCCATGACTATGCCCGCCTGGGAAGTTCCGGCTTCGCCGCGTTGGGGTTTTGGTCCAACGAGTTCTTCAATGCCGAGGCCGACTATTTCGACACCGCCTCCGCCTTCAAGCCCCTGCTGCACACCTGGTCGCTCAGCGTCGAAATCCAGTTCTACCTCTTGGCTCCGCTCATCATGGCGGCCGGGCTTTCGTTGCCCGCGCGCTTTCGGTTCAAGGCGGCGATCCTCGCGTTTGCGAGTATTTTCATCCTCAGCGCGGTTCTGTCGGTTGGCGATCCGTCCGTTGCCTTCTACAGCGTCTTTTCCCGTCTCTGGCAATTCGCCGCCGGGGCGGGCGCGGCGCTTGTGCAGATGCGCGGTGGTCTCCGGATCCGCTCCGCCGGGGTCTCCCGCTCCCTCGATGGGCTGGCGGTGCTTGCCCTGTTCGCATTGCCGTTTCTGCTCGTGCCCTCCATGACATGGCCGGTGCCGGGCGCGTTGCTTCCCACGGTGGCGGTGGCATGGCTGCTCGCAAACCGGGCCCCGTCGCGTTTGGCCGTCGTCGTCCTCGGCCATCCGGTGTTGCAATGGATCGGGGCGATTTCCTACAGCCTCTATCTGGTTCATTGGCCGCTTCTCGTCCTCTATCGGCATTATGCCTTTCTGGAGCCGGGGCTTTTCGGCCGCGTGGGCCTTTTCGCGCTGTGTTTCCCGCTCGCCTATCTGCTTTATGCTTACGTGGAAGTGCCGTTCCGCCGTCCGTCCGCCGGACGCAGGGAACTGCGCCAGCTGGCAGTGGGCGCCTTCATCCTGTGCGCCACGGGCGCCGGGGCCTGGGCGCTGTCGCATTCCGGCGGGTTTCCCCAGCGCTGGCCGATCGAGACGCAGGGGCTGCTTGCCGCGGACAAGCCGACGCCCGCACGCCTGTCGCATGATCGCGACTGTCCGGCGGGCGAAAGTGCCTGCGCTGCCCGCCCAACGCCCCCGGTCACCGTCGCGCTTTGGGGGGATTCTCATGCAGGCGCGCTGTCGGCGGCGCTGGAGGCTGCGGCCCACAGGCAAGGCCTGGGCTTTCGCAGGTTCATCCAGGATGGTTGCCCGCCCCTGATCAATGTCTTCGTGAAAAACGGGCTCTTGTCCCAGCCAAAGGCGAAGTGTCTTCGCAATGGTCGCCCTGTTCTGGACGCCATATTGGCGGATCCGAAGATCCACACCGTCGTGATGGTCGCGCGCTGGACGATCTATGCCAACGGCACGCGGTTTGGTGAGGAAAGCGGCTCGGATCTCTATCTGACGCAGGAGCGCTGGGGCTGGTTGAGCTTTCAGCAGAACCAAAGGGTGTTTTCGCAGGCGCTGAGCGAGACGGTTTCGGCCCTCACTGCGGCGGGCAAGCGGGTTCTGCTTGTCGGGCAGGTGCCTGAATTCGGGTTCGATGCGAACCGCTGCCAGCTCATGGCGCGCGCCTGGAACCGCTCAAGGGCGGCCTGCGACATCCCCCGCGCGGTCGTGGAGACCCGCCGTGCGGCGAGCGAAGCGATGCTCGCGAGCCGGACGCAAGACGATCCGGGCGTCTCGCTTGTCGATCCGCTGCCGCTTTTCTGCGACGAAACCGGCTGCCATTCCGCCGGAAAGGCGCATATCTACTATCACGATGACGATCACCTCTCGCGCTCCGGGGCGATCCGGCTCGTCGATGCGTTCGAGAAACGCCTGTCGCAGATGCCGTGA
- the gyrB gene encoding DNA topoisomerase (ATP-hydrolyzing) subunit B: protein MNDTPKNGNGAEEYGADSIKVLKGLDAVRKRPGMYIGDTDDGSGLHHMVYEVVDNAIDEALAGYADLVSVMLNADGSVTVKDNGRGIPTEMHEEGVSAAEVIMTQLHAGGKFDQNSYKVSGGLHGVGVSVVNALSTMLKLRIHRGGSVHEMTFTHGVADAPLKVVGDAEGKTGTEVTFLPSPETFTKLDFDFATLEHRLRELAFLNSGVRILLSDRRGVEPVDVELHYEGGLEAFVRYIDRAKHPLIENPVVMMTEKDGITVEAALWWNDSYHEQVLCFTNNIPQRDGGTHLAGFRGALTRQVTGYADRSGLTKKEKVGLSGDDCREGLTCVLSVKVPDPKFSSQTKDKLVSSEVRPVVENAVNQALAEWFEENPAPAKIIVSKVVEAAAAREAARKARDLTRRKGALDVASLPGKLADCQERDPTKAELFLVEGDSAGGSAKQGRHRENQAVLPLRGKILNVERARFDKMLSSNEIGTMITALGTGIGKEEFNVEKLRYHKIIIMTDADVDGAHIRTLLLTFFFRQMPDLVERGHIYIAQPPLYKVKRGNSEQYLKDEAALVDFLINSGLEDTSLTLHSGEVRLGADLREVVDTARAITNVLDGLHARYDRNAVEQAAIAGALSPVILDDQEKAREAAAYIARRLDILAEEFEKGWEGEAREDGSLVFTRTLRGVKEVATIDAALLDSADARKLNGYHAHLSEVYGKAAMLKRKDTVTPIRGPRALFNSLLAFGRKGLSLQRYKGLGEMNPEQLWETTLDPNVRSLLQVKVREADAADDIFTKLMGDEVEPRRDFIQENALSVANLDV from the coding sequence ATGAACGATACTCCGAAGAACGGCAATGGCGCAGAAGAGTACGGCGCAGATTCCATCAAGGTTCTCAAGGGCCTGGATGCCGTGCGCAAGCGTCCTGGAATGTATATCGGCGACACGGACGACGGCTCGGGCCTGCATCACATGGTCTATGAGGTGGTCGACAACGCCATTGACGAGGCGCTCGCGGGCTACGCGGACCTCGTATCGGTGATGTTGAATGCCGATGGATCGGTCACCGTGAAGGACAATGGTCGCGGTATCCCCACCGAAATGCACGAGGAAGGCGTTTCGGCGGCCGAGGTCATCATGACGCAGCTCCATGCGGGCGGTAAGTTCGACCAGAATTCCTACAAGGTCTCCGGCGGTCTGCACGGCGTGGGCGTTTCGGTGGTGAACGCGCTGTCCACCATGCTGAAGCTGCGCATCCATCGCGGCGGCTCCGTCCATGAGATGACGTTTACCCACGGTGTGGCCGATGCGCCGCTCAAGGTTGTGGGCGATGCGGAGGGCAAGACCGGCACCGAGGTCACGTTCTTGCCCTCGCCGGAAACCTTCACCAAGCTGGACTTCGATTTCGCCACGCTGGAGCATCGGTTGCGCGAGCTGGCCTTCCTCAATTCCGGCGTACGCATTCTGCTCTCTGATCGTCGCGGCGTGGAGCCGGTGGATGTCGAGCTGCATTACGAGGGCGGTCTTGAGGCCTTCGTGCGCTATATCGATCGCGCCAAGCATCCGCTGATCGAGAACCCCGTCGTCATGATGACGGAGAAGGACGGCATCACGGTTGAAGCCGCGCTGTGGTGGAACGACAGCTACCACGAGCAGGTTCTGTGCTTCACCAACAACATCCCGCAGCGCGACGGCGGCACCCATCTGGCCGGTTTCCGCGGCGCGCTGACCCGTCAGGTCACGGGCTATGCGGATCGCTCCGGCCTGACCAAGAAGGAAAAGGTCGGCTTGAGCGGCGATGACTGCCGCGAGGGCCTGACCTGCGTTCTGTCCGTCAAGGTGCCGGACCCCAAGTTCTCCTCCCAGACCAAGGACAAGCTGGTCTCCTCCGAGGTGCGCCCGGTGGTGGAGAACGCGGTCAATCAGGCGCTTGCCGAGTGGTTCGAAGAGAACCCGGCTCCCGCCAAGATCATCGTTTCCAAGGTCGTGGAAGCCGCGGCGGCCCGCGAGGCCGCGCGCAAGGCCCGCGACCTGACCCGGCGCAAGGGCGCGCTCGACGTCGCCTCCCTGCCGGGCAAGCTGGCGGACTGTCAGGAACGCGACCCGACAAAGGCCGAACTGTTCCTGGTGGAGGGTGACTCGGCCGGTGGCTCCGCAAAGCAGGGCCGCCACCGTGAAAATCAGGCCGTGCTGCCGCTGCGAGGCAAGATCCTCAACGTGGAGCGCGCGCGCTTCGACAAGATGCTCTCGTCCAATGAAATCGGCACGATGATCACCGCGCTCGGCACGGGCATCGGCAAGGAAGAGTTCAACGTCGAGAAGCTGCGCTACCACAAGATCATCATCATGACGGACGCCGACGTCGACGGCGCCCATATCCGCACGCTTCTGCTCACCTTCTTCTTCCGTCAGATGCCGGATCTGGTGGAACGCGGGCACATCTATATTGCCCAGCCGCCGCTCTACAAGGTCAAGCGCGGCAACTCCGAGCAGTACCTGAAGGACGAGGCCGCACTGGTCGACTTCCTCATCAATTCCGGTCTGGAAGACACCAGCCTGACCCTGCATAGCGGCGAGGTTCGCCTGGGGGCGGATCTGCGCGAGGTCGTGGATACCGCGCGCGCCATCACCAACGTGCTGGACGGTCTGCATGCGCGCTACGATCGCAACGCGGTGGAACAGGCGGCAATTGCGGGCGCGCTGTCGCCGGTCATTCTGGACGATCAGGAAAAGGCCCGCGAGGCAGCCGCCTATATCGCCCGCCGCCTCGACATTCTGGCCGAGGAATTCGAGAAGGGCTGGGAAGGCGAGGCGCGTGAGGACGGGTCTCTGGTCTTCACCCGCACACTGCGCGGCGTGAAGGAAGTGGCGACCATCGACGCCGCTCTTCTGGATTCCGCCGATGCCCGCAAGCTCAATGGGTACCACGCCCATCTGTCGGAAGTGTATGGCAAGGCCGCCATGCTGAAGCGCAAGGACACGGTTACGCCCATTCGGGGCCCGCGCGCGCTGTTCAACTCGCTTCTGGCCTTTGGCCGCAAGGGCCTCTCGCTCCAGCGCTACAAGGGGCTGGGCGAGATGAACCCCGAGCAGCTTTGGGAAACCACGCTCGATCCGAATGTGCGCTCGCTGCTTCAGGTCAAGGTGCGCGAGGCGGATGCCGCCGACGACATCTTCACCAAGCTGATGGGCGACGAGGTGGAGCCACGCCGCGACTTCATCCAGGAAAACGCGCTGAGCGTGGCGAACCTGGACGTGTGA
- a CDS encoding LysE family translocator produces MNWIDLATFAAALFVAAIAPGPGIAAIVGRVLVRGRKGAAALCCGMMLGDAIWLSLAVFGLAFIANTFASVFLVVRYAGALYLLYLGWKMWTAPVGVTSLPTPAAERPGRLFLGGIAVTLGNPKSIVFYLALMPNLFDLKRITPLAYTELILIIFVVLSLVFGGYVLLAHWARGLFASPKAISRLNRSVGAIMAGAAAMIATR; encoded by the coding sequence ATGAACTGGATAGACCTCGCAACCTTCGCCGCGGCGCTGTTTGTTGCCGCGATTGCTCCCGGACCGGGCATCGCGGCCATTGTCGGCCGCGTTCTGGTGCGTGGGCGCAAGGGGGCGGCGGCCCTGTGCTGCGGCATGATGCTGGGCGATGCGATCTGGTTGTCACTTGCCGTCTTCGGCCTTGCCTTCATCGCGAACACCTTTGCGTCGGTCTTCCTGGTGGTCCGTTATGCGGGCGCGCTGTACCTTCTCTATCTGGGATGGAAAATGTGGACGGCCCCGGTGGGCGTCACCTCCTTGCCCACACCGGCGGCGGAGCGTCCCGGGCGCCTGTTTCTGGGCGGCATCGCCGTCACGCTGGGCAATCCCAAGTCGATTGTCTTCTACCTGGCGCTGATGCCGAACCTGTTCGACCTGAAGCGCATAACGCCGCTGGCCTATACGGAGCTCATCCTCATCATCTTCGTGGTTCTGAGCCTGGTCTTCGGCGGATATGTGCTGCTCGCGCATTGGGCGCGCGGGCTGTTCGCGAGCCCCAAGGCGATCAGCCGTCTCAACCGGTCCGTCGGGGCGATCATGGCGGGGGCTGCGGCAATGATCGCGACGCGCTGA
- a CDS encoding 2-hydroxyacid dehydrogenase has protein sequence MSRQEVLVIGPIMPFVVERLKQHHDVVECENEADSAAFLAREGGRFRAVAVGLHGLSAKTIAALPKLEIIASFGVGYDAVDVAAAARAGVVVTHTPGVLTEEVADTALGLMLMTVRELSAAERHLREGRWQSEGNYRLSDGSLTGAVLGIVGLGRIGKAIAKRAEACGMKIHYHGRHRQADTAYPYHETVVDLARAADVVMVVAPGGAQTRHLINADVLAALGPHGYLINIGRGSVVDEAALVAALREGVIRAAGLDVFDDEPNVPSDLIDLPNAVLLPHVGSASRATRQAMGQLVVDNICAWLAGKPPLTPVPETPVPDRS, from the coding sequence ATGAGCCGTCAGGAAGTGCTCGTCATCGGGCCGATCATGCCGTTTGTCGTGGAAAGGCTGAAGCAGCACCACGATGTGGTGGAATGCGAGAACGAAGCCGACAGCGCGGCGTTTCTCGCCCGCGAGGGCGGCCGGTTCCGGGCGGTTGCGGTGGGCCTTCATGGCCTGTCGGCCAAAACCATCGCCGCGCTGCCGAAGCTTGAGATCATCGCCTCCTTCGGCGTCGGCTATGACGCGGTCGATGTGGCGGCGGCGGCCAGGGCGGGCGTGGTCGTGACCCATACGCCCGGTGTTTTGACAGAAGAGGTCGCCGACACCGCGCTTGGCCTCATGCTGATGACGGTTCGCGAGTTGAGTGCGGCCGAACGTCACCTGCGCGAGGGGCGCTGGCAGAGCGAGGGCAATTACCGGCTGAGTGACGGTTCTCTCACCGGTGCGGTGCTGGGCATTGTCGGGCTGGGCCGCATCGGCAAGGCGATCGCAAAGCGCGCCGAAGCCTGCGGCATGAAGATCCACTATCACGGACGCCATCGTCAGGCCGATACCGCCTATCCCTACCACGAAACGGTGGTCGATCTGGCGCGCGCCGCCGATGTCGTGATGGTGGTTGCCCCGGGAGGGGCGCAAACCCGCCACCTCATCAATGCCGATGTTCTGGCCGCCCTCGGCCCGCACGGCTACCTGATCAATATCGGTCGCGGCTCGGTGGTCGATGAAGCGGCGCTGGTCGCCGCTCTGCGGGAAGGCGTGATCCGGGCGGCCGGGCTCGATGTGTTCGACGACGAACCCAATGTGCCGTCGGACCTGATCGACCTGCCCAATGCGGTGCTGCTGCCCCATGTGGGCTCCGCGTCGCGCGCGACCCGTCAGGCGATGGGCCAGCTTGTCGTCGACAATATCTGCGCCTGGCTGGCGGGCAAGCCGCCGCTGACGCCGGTTCCGGAAACGCCCGTTCCCGATCGAAGCTGA